One region of Channa argus isolate prfri chromosome 20, Channa argus male v1.0, whole genome shotgun sequence genomic DNA includes:
- the brsk1a gene encoding serine/threonine-protein kinase BRSK2 isoform X3 encodes MSKELSLSQSAQYVGPYRLEKTLGKGQTGLVKLGVHCITGQKVAIKIVNREKLSESVLMKVEREIAILKLIEHPHVLKLHDVYENNKYLYLVLEHVSGGELFDYLVKKGRLTPKEARKFFRQIISALDFCHSHSICHRDLKPENLLLDEKNNIRIADFGMASLQVGDSLLETSCGSPHYACPEVIRGEKYDGRRADVWSCGVILFALLVGALPFDHDNLRQLLEKVKSGVFHMPHFIPPDCQSLLKGMIEVNPEKRLTLEAIQKHAWYLGGRNEPCPEQPPPRRVCVRRILSLTELDPDVLDSMHSLGCFRDRVKLTRDLQCEEENQEKMIYYLLLDRKERYPSYEDEDLPPRNDVDPPRKRVDSPMLTRHGRCRPERKSLEVLSVTEQGSPTPPRRALDTAAHSQRSRSVSGASTGLSSSPLSSPRSYQSPVFTFSQSDVTSATATPLTKEPKQGSATAPRSARPHDKPKAPPNPKTQTLPTKGPTDRPHLQPIKSLPLHNPSSCSPSPSPLLSPIPRFFFPSSSVLKSVTKSFYPNSAHSVPQVTPQGSPLPTPLGTPVHHPHHPSSTPPSSSSSSSSSRAEGGGGVGSLSLTPPSSPGGGSSMAASSSAHWRTRLNSFKNNLLGSPRFHRRKLQVPTSEDMSSLTPESSPELAKKSWFGNFIGLEKEEQIFVVIRDKPLSSVKADIVHAFLSSVGLSASSLSPHYTDPITQPQRPFPDQLPGRVQILRRSLRLPETRQVPGGHCLLRGREGARQREAREGGQEGDRNLQCDLHPHIRSESQVQTSCGNDSSPASQFP; translated from the exons ATGAGTAAGGAACTGTCTTTAAGTCAGTCAGCTCAATATGTTGGGCCCTATCGACTGGAAAAAACACTGGGGAAGGGACAGACAG GACTGGTCAAGTTGGGGGTCCATTGTATTACGGGCCAGAAGGTAGCCATCAAAATAGTCAACAGAGAGAAGCTATCTGAGTCAGTCCTGATGAAG GTTGAGAGGGAGATTGCCATTCTGAAACTCATCGAGCATCCGCATGTGTTGAAGCTGCATGATGTTtatgaaaataacaaatatcT GTATCTGGTGTTGGAGCATGTGTCAGGAGGAGAGCTGTTCGACTATCTAGTGAAGAAGGGCCGACTGACTCCAAAAGAGGCCAGGAAGTTCTTCAGGCAGATCATCTCTGCTTTGGATTTCTGCCACAGTCATTCCATTTG TCACAGAGACCTGAAGCCTGAGAACCTGCTTCTTGATGAAAAGAACAACATCCGTATCGCTGACTTTGGCATGGCCTCCTTACAGGTGGGAGACAGTCTGTTAGAGACCAGCTGTGG ATCACCGCATTATGCATGCCCTGAAGTTATACGG GGGGAGAAATATGATGGGCGGAGAGCAGATGTGTGGAGCTGTGGGGTTATACTTTTTGCTCTACTGGTG GGTGCCCTGCCTTTTGACCACGATAATTTACGGCAGCTTCTGGAGAAGGTGAAGAGTGGGGTGTTCCACATGCCCCACTTCATCCCCCCAGACTGCCAGTCTCTGCTCAAGGGCATGATTGAGGTCAACCCTGAAAAGAGGCTCACG CTAGAAGCTATACAGAAACACGCCTGGTATCT GGGTGGTCGTAATGAGCCATGTCCAGAGCAGCCTCCTCCTAGGCGAGTGTGTGTACGGCGAATATTGTCCCTGACCGAGCTGGACCCAGATGTGTTGGACAGCATGCACTCGTTGGGTTGTTTCAGAGACAGAGTCAAGCTCACACGTGACTTGCAATGTGAAGA AGAAAACCAGGAGAAGATGATCTATTACCTACTTCTGGACAGGAAAGAGCGGTACCCCAGCTACGAGGATGAGGACTTGCCTCCACGCAATGATGTAG ACCCTCCTCGAAAGCGTGTTGACTCCCCAATGTTGACGCGCCATGGTCGTTGCCGCCCGGAGAGGAAAAGCCTGGAGGTGCTGAGTGTGACTGAACAGGGGTCTCCTACCCCACCTCGCAGGGCCCTGGACACAGCTGCACACAGCCAAAG GTCACGTTCAGTCAGTGGAGCCTCCACTGGCCTCTCCTCCAGCCCTCTCAGCAGTCCCAGG TCCTATCAGAGCCCCGTCTTCActttcagccaatcagatgtcACCTCTGCCACCGCTACCCCTCTCACAAAGGAGCCCAAACAGGGAAGCGCCACCGCTCCTCGCTCAGCACGGCCTCATGACAAGCCCAAAGCTCCCCCCAACCCAAAGACCCAGACCCTGCCTACCAAGGGACCCACCGACCGACCCCATCTACAGCCTATCAAATCCTTGCCTCTGCACAACCCATCCTCCTGCTCACCCTCCCCTTCTCCGCTCCTGTCACCCATTCCCCGTTTCTTCTTCCCTTCGTCCTCTGTCCTAAAGTCAGTGACTAAGAGCTTCTACCCAAACTCTGCCCACTCTGTGCCACAGGTAACTCCCCAGGGCTCTCCGTTGCCCACACCCTTGGGCACCCCTGTCCACCACCCTCACCACCCTTCCTCCACCCCgccctcctcttcctcgtcctcatcttcctcacgggcggagggagggggaggagtgGGCTCGCTGTCGCTGACCCCACCCTCCAGCCCAGGAGGGGGAAGCAGCATGGCGGCCAGCAGCTCCGCCCACTGGAGGACTCGCCtcaattcttttaaaaacaacctGCTGGGATCACCCCGTTTCCATCGCCGTAAGCTACAAG TTCCAACATCAGAAGACATGTCCAGTCTAACTCCAGAATCCAGTCCTGA GCTGGCTAAGAAGTCATGGTTTGGGAACTTCATTGGCTTGGAGAAAGAGGAGCAGATCTTTGTGGTTATAAGAGATAAACCTCTAAGTTCAGTCAAAGCTGACATTGTCCACGCCTTCTTGTCT TCTGTCGGTCTCTctgcttcttctctgtctccccaCTACACAGATCCCATCACTCAGCCACAGCGTCCTTTCCCAGACCAGCTTCCGGGCCGAGTACAAATCCTCCGGCGGTCCCTCCGTCTTCCAGAAACCCGTCAAGTTCCAGGTGGACATTGCCTTCTCCGAGGGCGAGAGggagcgagacagagagaggccCGAGAGGGAGGGCAGGAGGGAGACAGGAATCTACAGTGTGACCTTCACCCTCATATCAG GTCCGAGTCGCAGGTTCAGACGAGTTGTGGAAACGATTCAAGCCCAGCTTCTCAGTTCCCATGA
- the brsk1a gene encoding serine/threonine-protein kinase BRSK2 isoform X2, with protein MSKELSLSQSAQYVGPYRLEKTLGKGQTGLVKLGVHCITGQKVAIKIVNREKLSESVLMKVEREIAILKLIEHPHVLKLHDVYENNKYLYLVLEHVSGGELFDYLVKKGRLTPKEARKFFRQIISALDFCHSHSICHRDLKPENLLLDEKNNIRIADFGMASLQVGDSLLETSCGSPHYACPEVIRGEKYDGRRADVWSCGVILFALLVGALPFDHDNLRQLLEKVKSGVFHMPHFIPPDCQSLLKGMIEVNPEKRLTLEAIQKHAWYLGGRNEPCPEQPPPRRVCVRRILSLTELDPDVLDSMHSLGCFRDRVKLTRDLQCEEENQEKMIYYLLLDRKERYPSYEDEDLPPRNDVDPPRKRVDSPMLTRHGRCRPERKSLEVLSVTEQGSPTPPRRALDTAAHSQRSRSVSGASTGLSSSPLSSPRSYQSPVFTFSQSDVTSATATPLTKEPKQGSATAPRSARPHDKPKAPPNPKTQTLPTKGPTDRPHLQPIKSLPLHNPSSCSPSPSPLLSPIPRFFFPSSSVLKSVTKSFYPNSAHSVPQVTPQGSPLPTPLGTPVHHPHHPSSTPPSSSSSSSSSRAEGGGGVGSLSLTPPSSPGGGSSMAASSSAHWRTRLNSFKNNLLGSPRFHRRKLQVPTSEDMSSLTPESSPELAKKSWFGNFIGLEKEEQIFVVIRDKPLSSVKADIVHAFLSIPSLSHSVLSQTSFRAEYKSSGGPSVFQKPVKFQVDIAFSEGERERDRERPEREGRRETGIYSVTFTLISGPSRRFRRVVETIQAQLLSSHDQPMVQALSDEKNGRPHGTPTRQNSRRSEGGGDRCEWGDRADGGGIGGSGGVLQRRGSAKERTRLLSSNGTQSQP; from the exons ATGAGTAAGGAACTGTCTTTAAGTCAGTCAGCTCAATATGTTGGGCCCTATCGACTGGAAAAAACACTGGGGAAGGGACAGACAG GACTGGTCAAGTTGGGGGTCCATTGTATTACGGGCCAGAAGGTAGCCATCAAAATAGTCAACAGAGAGAAGCTATCTGAGTCAGTCCTGATGAAG GTTGAGAGGGAGATTGCCATTCTGAAACTCATCGAGCATCCGCATGTGTTGAAGCTGCATGATGTTtatgaaaataacaaatatcT GTATCTGGTGTTGGAGCATGTGTCAGGAGGAGAGCTGTTCGACTATCTAGTGAAGAAGGGCCGACTGACTCCAAAAGAGGCCAGGAAGTTCTTCAGGCAGATCATCTCTGCTTTGGATTTCTGCCACAGTCATTCCATTTG TCACAGAGACCTGAAGCCTGAGAACCTGCTTCTTGATGAAAAGAACAACATCCGTATCGCTGACTTTGGCATGGCCTCCTTACAGGTGGGAGACAGTCTGTTAGAGACCAGCTGTGG ATCACCGCATTATGCATGCCCTGAAGTTATACGG GGGGAGAAATATGATGGGCGGAGAGCAGATGTGTGGAGCTGTGGGGTTATACTTTTTGCTCTACTGGTG GGTGCCCTGCCTTTTGACCACGATAATTTACGGCAGCTTCTGGAGAAGGTGAAGAGTGGGGTGTTCCACATGCCCCACTTCATCCCCCCAGACTGCCAGTCTCTGCTCAAGGGCATGATTGAGGTCAACCCTGAAAAGAGGCTCACG CTAGAAGCTATACAGAAACACGCCTGGTATCT GGGTGGTCGTAATGAGCCATGTCCAGAGCAGCCTCCTCCTAGGCGAGTGTGTGTACGGCGAATATTGTCCCTGACCGAGCTGGACCCAGATGTGTTGGACAGCATGCACTCGTTGGGTTGTTTCAGAGACAGAGTCAAGCTCACACGTGACTTGCAATGTGAAGA AGAAAACCAGGAGAAGATGATCTATTACCTACTTCTGGACAGGAAAGAGCGGTACCCCAGCTACGAGGATGAGGACTTGCCTCCACGCAATGATGTAG ACCCTCCTCGAAAGCGTGTTGACTCCCCAATGTTGACGCGCCATGGTCGTTGCCGCCCGGAGAGGAAAAGCCTGGAGGTGCTGAGTGTGACTGAACAGGGGTCTCCTACCCCACCTCGCAGGGCCCTGGACACAGCTGCACACAGCCAAAG GTCACGTTCAGTCAGTGGAGCCTCCACTGGCCTCTCCTCCAGCCCTCTCAGCAGTCCCAGG TCCTATCAGAGCCCCGTCTTCActttcagccaatcagatgtcACCTCTGCCACCGCTACCCCTCTCACAAAGGAGCCCAAACAGGGAAGCGCCACCGCTCCTCGCTCAGCACGGCCTCATGACAAGCCCAAAGCTCCCCCCAACCCAAAGACCCAGACCCTGCCTACCAAGGGACCCACCGACCGACCCCATCTACAGCCTATCAAATCCTTGCCTCTGCACAACCCATCCTCCTGCTCACCCTCCCCTTCTCCGCTCCTGTCACCCATTCCCCGTTTCTTCTTCCCTTCGTCCTCTGTCCTAAAGTCAGTGACTAAGAGCTTCTACCCAAACTCTGCCCACTCTGTGCCACAGGTAACTCCCCAGGGCTCTCCGTTGCCCACACCCTTGGGCACCCCTGTCCACCACCCTCACCACCCTTCCTCCACCCCgccctcctcttcctcgtcctcatcttcctcacgggcggagggagggggaggagtgGGCTCGCTGTCGCTGACCCCACCCTCCAGCCCAGGAGGGGGAAGCAGCATGGCGGCCAGCAGCTCCGCCCACTGGAGGACTCGCCtcaattcttttaaaaacaacctGCTGGGATCACCCCGTTTCCATCGCCGTAAGCTACAAG TTCCAACATCAGAAGACATGTCCAGTCTAACTCCAGAATCCAGTCCTGA GCTGGCTAAGAAGTCATGGTTTGGGAACTTCATTGGCTTGGAGAAAGAGGAGCAGATCTTTGTGGTTATAAGAGATAAACCTCTAAGTTCAGTCAAAGCTGACATTGTCCACGCCTTCTTGTCT ATCCCATCACTCAGCCACAGCGTCCTTTCCCAGACCAGCTTCCGGGCCGAGTACAAATCCTCCGGCGGTCCCTCCGTCTTCCAGAAACCCGTCAAGTTCCAGGTGGACATTGCCTTCTCCGAGGGCGAGAGggagcgagacagagagaggccCGAGAGGGAGGGCAGGAGGGAGACAGGAATCTACAGTGTGACCTTCACCCTCATATCAG GTCCGAGTCGCAGGTTCAGACGAGTTGTGGAAACGATTCAAGCCCAGCTTCTCAGTTCCCATGATCAACCCATGGTTCAAGCCCTATCTG ATGAGAAGAATGGCCGGCCCCATGGGACCCCCACCCGCCAAAACTCGAGGCGCTCTGAGGGTGGGGGTGACAGGTGTGAGTGGGGTGACCGAGCAGATGGTGGAGGCATAGGAGGCAGTGGGGGAGTTCTGCAGCGCAGAGGCTCAGCAAAAGAGAGAACCCGACTGCTGTCATCCAATGGAACCCAATCCCAACCGTAG
- the brsk1a gene encoding serine/threonine-protein kinase BRSK2 isoform X4, producing MSKELSLSQSAQYVGPYRLEKTLGKGQTGLVKLGVHCITGQKVAIKIVNREKLSESVLMKVEREIAILKLIEHPHVLKLHDVYENNKYLYLVLEHVSGGELFDYLVKKGRLTPKEARKFFRQIISALDFCHSHSICHRDLKPENLLLDEKNNIRIADFGMASLQVGDSLLETSCGSPHYACPEVIRGEKYDGRRADVWSCGVILFALLVGALPFDHDNLRQLLEKVKSGVFHMPHFIPPDCQSLLKGMIEVNPEKRLTLEAIQKHAWYLGGRNEPCPEQPPPRRVCVRRILSLTELDPDVLDSMHSLGCFRDRVKLTRDLQCEEENQEKMIYYLLLDRKERYPSYEDEDLPPRNDVDPPRKRVDSPMLTRHGRCRPERKSLEVLSVTEQGSPTPPRRALDTAAHSQRSRSVSGASTGLSSSPLSSPRVTPQGSPLPTPLGTPVHHPHHPSSTPPSSSSSSSSSRAEGGGGVGSLSLTPPSSPGGGSSMAASSSAHWRTRLNSFKNNLLGSPRFHRRKLQVPTSEDMSSLTPESSPELAKKSWFGNFIGLEKEEQIFVVIRDKPLSSVKADIVHAFLSIPSLSHSVLSQTSFRAEYKSSGGPSVFQKPVKFQVDIAFSEGERERDRERPEREGRRETGIYSVTFTLISGPSRRFRRVVETIQAQLLSSHDQPMVQALSDPFPDEKNGRPHGTPTRQNSRRSEGGGDRCEWGDRADGGGIGGSGGVLQRRGSAKERTRLLSSNGTQSQP from the exons ATGAGTAAGGAACTGTCTTTAAGTCAGTCAGCTCAATATGTTGGGCCCTATCGACTGGAAAAAACACTGGGGAAGGGACAGACAG GACTGGTCAAGTTGGGGGTCCATTGTATTACGGGCCAGAAGGTAGCCATCAAAATAGTCAACAGAGAGAAGCTATCTGAGTCAGTCCTGATGAAG GTTGAGAGGGAGATTGCCATTCTGAAACTCATCGAGCATCCGCATGTGTTGAAGCTGCATGATGTTtatgaaaataacaaatatcT GTATCTGGTGTTGGAGCATGTGTCAGGAGGAGAGCTGTTCGACTATCTAGTGAAGAAGGGCCGACTGACTCCAAAAGAGGCCAGGAAGTTCTTCAGGCAGATCATCTCTGCTTTGGATTTCTGCCACAGTCATTCCATTTG TCACAGAGACCTGAAGCCTGAGAACCTGCTTCTTGATGAAAAGAACAACATCCGTATCGCTGACTTTGGCATGGCCTCCTTACAGGTGGGAGACAGTCTGTTAGAGACCAGCTGTGG ATCACCGCATTATGCATGCCCTGAAGTTATACGG GGGGAGAAATATGATGGGCGGAGAGCAGATGTGTGGAGCTGTGGGGTTATACTTTTTGCTCTACTGGTG GGTGCCCTGCCTTTTGACCACGATAATTTACGGCAGCTTCTGGAGAAGGTGAAGAGTGGGGTGTTCCACATGCCCCACTTCATCCCCCCAGACTGCCAGTCTCTGCTCAAGGGCATGATTGAGGTCAACCCTGAAAAGAGGCTCACG CTAGAAGCTATACAGAAACACGCCTGGTATCT GGGTGGTCGTAATGAGCCATGTCCAGAGCAGCCTCCTCCTAGGCGAGTGTGTGTACGGCGAATATTGTCCCTGACCGAGCTGGACCCAGATGTGTTGGACAGCATGCACTCGTTGGGTTGTTTCAGAGACAGAGTCAAGCTCACACGTGACTTGCAATGTGAAGA AGAAAACCAGGAGAAGATGATCTATTACCTACTTCTGGACAGGAAAGAGCGGTACCCCAGCTACGAGGATGAGGACTTGCCTCCACGCAATGATGTAG ACCCTCCTCGAAAGCGTGTTGACTCCCCAATGTTGACGCGCCATGGTCGTTGCCGCCCGGAGAGGAAAAGCCTGGAGGTGCTGAGTGTGACTGAACAGGGGTCTCCTACCCCACCTCGCAGGGCCCTGGACACAGCTGCACACAGCCAAAG GTCACGTTCAGTCAGTGGAGCCTCCACTGGCCTCTCCTCCAGCCCTCTCAGCAGTCCCAGG GTAACTCCCCAGGGCTCTCCGTTGCCCACACCCTTGGGCACCCCTGTCCACCACCCTCACCACCCTTCCTCCACCCCgccctcctcttcctcgtcctcatcttcctcacgggcggagggagggggaggagtgGGCTCGCTGTCGCTGACCCCACCCTCCAGCCCAGGAGGGGGAAGCAGCATGGCGGCCAGCAGCTCCGCCCACTGGAGGACTCGCCtcaattcttttaaaaacaacctGCTGGGATCACCCCGTTTCCATCGCCGTAAGCTACAAG TTCCAACATCAGAAGACATGTCCAGTCTAACTCCAGAATCCAGTCCTGA GCTGGCTAAGAAGTCATGGTTTGGGAACTTCATTGGCTTGGAGAAAGAGGAGCAGATCTTTGTGGTTATAAGAGATAAACCTCTAAGTTCAGTCAAAGCTGACATTGTCCACGCCTTCTTGTCT ATCCCATCACTCAGCCACAGCGTCCTTTCCCAGACCAGCTTCCGGGCCGAGTACAAATCCTCCGGCGGTCCCTCCGTCTTCCAGAAACCCGTCAAGTTCCAGGTGGACATTGCCTTCTCCGAGGGCGAGAGggagcgagacagagagaggccCGAGAGGGAGGGCAGGAGGGAGACAGGAATCTACAGTGTGACCTTCACCCTCATATCAG GTCCGAGTCGCAGGTTCAGACGAGTTGTGGAAACGATTCAAGCCCAGCTTCTCAGTTCCCATGATCAACCCATGGTTCAAGCCCTAT CTGATCCCTTCCCAGATGAGAAGAATGGCCGGCCCCATGGGACCCCCACCCGCCAAAACTCGAGGCGCTCTGAGGGTGGGGGTGACAGGTGTGAGTGGGGTGACCGAGCAGATGGTGGAGGCATAGGAGGCAGTGGGGGAGTTCTGCAGCGCAGAGGCTCAGCAAAAGAGAGAACCCGACTGCTGTCATCCAATGGAACCCAATCCCAACCGTAG
- the brsk1a gene encoding serine/threonine-protein kinase BRSK2 isoform X5 has translation MSKELSLSQSAQYVGPYRLEKTLGKGQTGLVKLGVHCITGQKVAIKIVNREKLSESVLMKVEREIAILKLIEHPHVLKLHDVYENNKYLYLVLEHVSGGELFDYLVKKGRLTPKEARKFFRQIISALDFCHSHSICHRDLKPENLLLDEKNNIRIADFGMASLQVGDSLLETSCGSPHYACPEVIRGEKYDGRRADVWSCGVILFALLVGALPFDHDNLRQLLEKVKSGVFHMPHFIPPDCQSLLKGMIEVNPEKRLTLEAIQKHAWYLGGRNEPCPEQPPPRRVCVRRILSLTELDPDVLDSMHSLGCFRDRVKLTRDLQCEEENQEKMIYYLLLDRKERYPSYEDEDLPPRNDVDPPRKRVDSPMLTRHGRCRPERKSLEVLSVTEQGSPTPPRRALDTAAHSQRSRSVSGASTGLSSSPLSSPRVTPQGSPLPTPLGTPVHHPHHPSSTPPSSSSSSSSSRAEGGGGVGSLSLTPPSSPGGGSSMAASSSAHWRTRLNSFKNNLLGSPRFHRRKLQVPTSEDMSSLTPESSPELAKKSWFGNFIGLEKEEQIFVVIRDKPLSSVKADIVHAFLSIPSLSHSVLSQTSFRAEYKSSGGPSVFQKPVKFQVDIAFSEGERERDRERPEREGRRETGIYSVTFTLISGPSRRFRRVVETIQAQLLSSHDQPMVQALSDEKNGRPHGTPTRQNSRRSEGGGDRCEWGDRADGGGIGGSGGVLQRRGSAKERTRLLSSNGTQSQP, from the exons ATGAGTAAGGAACTGTCTTTAAGTCAGTCAGCTCAATATGTTGGGCCCTATCGACTGGAAAAAACACTGGGGAAGGGACAGACAG GACTGGTCAAGTTGGGGGTCCATTGTATTACGGGCCAGAAGGTAGCCATCAAAATAGTCAACAGAGAGAAGCTATCTGAGTCAGTCCTGATGAAG GTTGAGAGGGAGATTGCCATTCTGAAACTCATCGAGCATCCGCATGTGTTGAAGCTGCATGATGTTtatgaaaataacaaatatcT GTATCTGGTGTTGGAGCATGTGTCAGGAGGAGAGCTGTTCGACTATCTAGTGAAGAAGGGCCGACTGACTCCAAAAGAGGCCAGGAAGTTCTTCAGGCAGATCATCTCTGCTTTGGATTTCTGCCACAGTCATTCCATTTG TCACAGAGACCTGAAGCCTGAGAACCTGCTTCTTGATGAAAAGAACAACATCCGTATCGCTGACTTTGGCATGGCCTCCTTACAGGTGGGAGACAGTCTGTTAGAGACCAGCTGTGG ATCACCGCATTATGCATGCCCTGAAGTTATACGG GGGGAGAAATATGATGGGCGGAGAGCAGATGTGTGGAGCTGTGGGGTTATACTTTTTGCTCTACTGGTG GGTGCCCTGCCTTTTGACCACGATAATTTACGGCAGCTTCTGGAGAAGGTGAAGAGTGGGGTGTTCCACATGCCCCACTTCATCCCCCCAGACTGCCAGTCTCTGCTCAAGGGCATGATTGAGGTCAACCCTGAAAAGAGGCTCACG CTAGAAGCTATACAGAAACACGCCTGGTATCT GGGTGGTCGTAATGAGCCATGTCCAGAGCAGCCTCCTCCTAGGCGAGTGTGTGTACGGCGAATATTGTCCCTGACCGAGCTGGACCCAGATGTGTTGGACAGCATGCACTCGTTGGGTTGTTTCAGAGACAGAGTCAAGCTCACACGTGACTTGCAATGTGAAGA AGAAAACCAGGAGAAGATGATCTATTACCTACTTCTGGACAGGAAAGAGCGGTACCCCAGCTACGAGGATGAGGACTTGCCTCCACGCAATGATGTAG ACCCTCCTCGAAAGCGTGTTGACTCCCCAATGTTGACGCGCCATGGTCGTTGCCGCCCGGAGAGGAAAAGCCTGGAGGTGCTGAGTGTGACTGAACAGGGGTCTCCTACCCCACCTCGCAGGGCCCTGGACACAGCTGCACACAGCCAAAG GTCACGTTCAGTCAGTGGAGCCTCCACTGGCCTCTCCTCCAGCCCTCTCAGCAGTCCCAGG GTAACTCCCCAGGGCTCTCCGTTGCCCACACCCTTGGGCACCCCTGTCCACCACCCTCACCACCCTTCCTCCACCCCgccctcctcttcctcgtcctcatcttcctcacgggcggagggagggggaggagtgGGCTCGCTGTCGCTGACCCCACCCTCCAGCCCAGGAGGGGGAAGCAGCATGGCGGCCAGCAGCTCCGCCCACTGGAGGACTCGCCtcaattcttttaaaaacaacctGCTGGGATCACCCCGTTTCCATCGCCGTAAGCTACAAG TTCCAACATCAGAAGACATGTCCAGTCTAACTCCAGAATCCAGTCCTGA GCTGGCTAAGAAGTCATGGTTTGGGAACTTCATTGGCTTGGAGAAAGAGGAGCAGATCTTTGTGGTTATAAGAGATAAACCTCTAAGTTCAGTCAAAGCTGACATTGTCCACGCCTTCTTGTCT ATCCCATCACTCAGCCACAGCGTCCTTTCCCAGACCAGCTTCCGGGCCGAGTACAAATCCTCCGGCGGTCCCTCCGTCTTCCAGAAACCCGTCAAGTTCCAGGTGGACATTGCCTTCTCCGAGGGCGAGAGggagcgagacagagagaggccCGAGAGGGAGGGCAGGAGGGAGACAGGAATCTACAGTGTGACCTTCACCCTCATATCAG GTCCGAGTCGCAGGTTCAGACGAGTTGTGGAAACGATTCAAGCCCAGCTTCTCAGTTCCCATGATCAACCCATGGTTCAAGCCCTATCTG ATGAGAAGAATGGCCGGCCCCATGGGACCCCCACCCGCCAAAACTCGAGGCGCTCTGAGGGTGGGGGTGACAGGTGTGAGTGGGGTGACCGAGCAGATGGTGGAGGCATAGGAGGCAGTGGGGGAGTTCTGCAGCGCAGAGGCTCAGCAAAAGAGAGAACCCGACTGCTGTCATCCAATGGAACCCAATCCCAACCGTAG